The window CTAAGTACTTTTTCGAAGAACTGCGAACGGCGGGCGTGCAATTTCCGGGCAACATATTCGTGGGCTTTGGCGAAATTGCGCTTGGCGGCCTCGGCCATGCGTAGCTTGTCATTTGCTATTGCTCGGATTTGAGATGCCAGTTCCATTGGCGCGGCCGCCGCGACAATGTCCTGCGAATGGAGCAGTTCGGGGATCCCGGCACGATCAGACCCGACGGCGGGCGCGGCGCGGCTCATTGCTTCGATAAGAGCGCGTGGAAGACCTTCCTGAAGCGATGGTTGGATATAAATATCGGCTGCGTCCAGCCATTTCAACACCGGTTGTCCACCAGACAGCGTACCGTCGAAGCTCACCATATGCTTAATACCCAGATCGGCTGCTTCGGCATTCCAGGGCCGGGAATCTCCCCCACCCAAAATATGTAAGGTAAGCTTTGGAAACTCGCACTGCAGGGCTCTTATAGCCTGCAGTGCATGCTGGATGCCCTTAGTACGACCAATCAGCGTGCCGATAAGACCAACGCGAAAAGAATGGTCGGGGGCGAATTGTGCAATGCGCGCCAAACGCGTGTTCAGCACTGCTGGGTCCAGCGCCTCTTTGGCATCGGCCGCGGGGACAAGCTCCACATTTGAAGCGTTGGCGACATTGGCGGCATTGGTGGGATAGCGATTCTGCAGGAACCGTTCAGTCACATAGATCACATGATCCGCATCAGCCAATGCGAGGCGCATCTGGCGATATTGAACCACCGCATACAGCCGCCCGGGTATCGAACCATAATTCCATAAGGCGTCCCAAGGGCAGCCAACCGCTTCAATCGCGCAAACCTTCCCTTGACGCTTCGCTTCCTCGATTGCTTGGAAGCCGAGCACGCTCGGGATGCGGGCGACGATAACATCGTGCTCAGCCACTGCTGCGGCGATGGTCTTGCGCGTTTCAGCAGCGCGGAGGACGCGCTTCACACTACGCCCGTGATCGGGCAGCAGCAGAAAATCTACCGCCGCGCGCGATGAAACATACAGAGTATCCGGATCTTGCCGAGGCCCCTCACGCCCGACAACAGTCAGCTGATCGCAAAATGCAAGATATCGCGACCAAAGAGCCGCCTCAAATTGTGCGTGCGACCCGACAAAATCGTCCGTCTGCACAAAGCGGTGGTCATGGACAAACATCCATTTCTGCGGTTTGCTCATTAGAGCCCGCCTACATCACAGGGCGTTGTGTGGGTGCCAGCAGAGGCCTTTGTCCGACCCTGCTAGGGAATAGCCGCATCCCCGCAACCGTTACCATCGTCAAGATCAGCATTTGAACGAAGGGCACGAAACTGTCCGTATCTGGTGTCTGGAATACAACCACAGCTAGCAATAGGAGAATGATATTGAATGGATCATTCGGCCTGTGAACCACCCGCGCAGCGGTCCACCGATGGAAGACACCGAACAAGGTAAAGACAAGCACGGTACCAAGGTAACCAAAATTCCAATAAGCCTCTGTTGCGGCGCCTGCCGGGAAGCTCGCCCCGGTAAACCCAGCAACCTCTTTCTTGTTTTGAAACAGCAGCGCATTGACCGAAGCGCCAGCACCACGGGGTTTACCTTCCCATATTGAGCGGGGCAGCCAGAACGTAAGCGCACCGATATACGTTTCGCCGTATAGGTAGTCTCGTTGCTCCGGCACTTTGGCGGCGATGGCGATTGGCCCGGAAACCGCATATCTGGCCGCCTCGTGTTCGTCGGCTTCTGCCACCAGGCGGGGAATGTCGAAATTGGCCACCACCGTAGCGTTTATATTCGCTTCCGGATCGTTCACCGATTGCCGAATCTGCCCCAGCGTCGCAAGGGTGAAAACTGTGACAAAGACGAGTAATATACCAGTCAACGCCGGCACGCGATGATTGTAATACATCCATGCCGCCAACAATATCACCAGAGGGAAAACCACGGAGGATCGGCTACCATCGGAGATGAATTGGAACGCCAGCGCCATCAGCAACAAAATCCAGAAAATTGGATTTCTGAGCACGGTAGGCTTGGTGAGATACCACAAGATCAACAGGATTGGCATGAAGCCGATAGCGACCAGAAGTGGTCCGAAACTTTCTCGCATCTGAAAACGGCCCAGCGCCAAACCGCTTAGATGTTGTTGAAGCCCGCCATTGATCGTCAACAGGGTGATGAATGCGGCGAACAAGACACCGAATATTGCGATAAAATACAAGTCAGGTGGCGGTGGCGGTCTCTTTTTCGGCTTGCTGTTAGCCGATGGACCGCTTCCTGGATTGGAAAGAATGAATGCCAGAAAATAGGTAATGGTTGCGACGAGCGCGATCAGCAACGTCTTCAGAAATACCCACTGCGTTGCTTCCAGCGTATGATAGGTAAGCAAACGATGTTCGATCCGGCTTGGTTCGCTGAACCAGATCAGAAAAGGTTCGGCAATATGCAATGGCTGCCGGATCAGTCTGCTGATGATATCAAGCAGCGGTCCGAGGATGAGGGGATTGAGCCAGCCGATTGGAAGGCTGCCTATGCGCTTAAACAGGAAAGGCAAGATAGCTAGGAAGATCAACGCATATTGCGTCAGAAGCGACAGGCCCAAAACGGTTGCCGAAGCACTTTCCGTTTTCATCGCCATCACCGTCTCCGGCAGTATTTGCCAGAAGATAAAATAGGCCACGATGATTGCCCGATAGGTCGGAGCAATCTCTACGAAAGGGTTGAAGTCGGCGGTGTCGACACCTGCTCGGGCGCTAAATGCACTCAATTTGCGTGTCCCGCCCCGACTATCGACTTTTGGTCAGCAAAATCGTGCAAAGCCTTAGCATATTGCCGAGCGATTTTTGGAGCATTAAAATCGTCAGCGCGTTCCGACCCCGCTTTGGCCAGTTGTTCACGCAGCGCATCGTTGGCCATCAAGGCTTCGATTGCCTTAGCCAATTGTGCAGGCTCTTCTACGGGCACCAACACCCCATTGACCCCATTTGTAATAATTTCATCCGGCCCGTGCGGGCAAGCGGTCGAGATTACAGCTGTTTCCATCGCCATGGCCTCTACAATTACGTTGCCGAAACCCTCCCAACGGGAAGATAGTAAAAACATATCTGCTGCGCCCATAAAGCTCAGCACATCTCCTCTGAAGCCAAGGAACTCGACATCATCAGACAAGCCCAGTTCCGATACCAAGTGCTCCAGCTCTGTGCGATCTTCCCCAGTGCCGAGAATGCGCAAGAATGGACGTTTTCGCGCATCGATTTGCGCCAATGCAGCAAACATAGCAGGATAATTTTTTTGCTTTGTCAGGCGACCGCATGCCACGGCAACCATGCGCCCGGGGGGGGCAGGGAAAATTTCGGTCGCAGCAGCGCGCCTCAGCTCATCGGTAGTCGGTTTGCCAATATTATAGATGACCTTTATGTTCGTGCGCAGTGCTGGAAAGCGTTGACCAATTTCATTCGCAACGCCCTGCGAGAGAGCAATAACGCCATCAGCATCGCGCCAAAGTTGTTCGGTAAAGAATTCTTGGATCGATCGGAACGGCTGCTTCGTATTGGCCAGCTGCGAACCCAGCGCATTCTGAATTGACAGGATCACCTGCACCGGATGCCTAGCGCGTTTGGCTGCGACGATCGCAGGCAAAGTGGTCAAACTGAGAACTGGGCAGAGTATGTCTGGCTTCAACCGATCGATAAGATCGGCCAACGGAGTAATCGAACGAACGAGCCTGATTGTACCGGAAGAAATTCCGCCGGTCGGCAAGACGATATGCTCGACATCTTCTTGCAGCAATGGCTCGTATGCACCGCCGCCGCGCGTGGTTGCAAAGATCGGTTCGACGCCATTAGCGCGTAGTTCGTGTGATAGTCGGACGAAATGCATTTCCGCACCGCCCCCACCCAAATGGGTGAGAAAGAACAAAACCTTGATCATTTCACTGCCCGTCCCGCCGGGCTTCTCCGCTATCTCGATGCACTTGCTCATAAAGCTGCTGAACTTGTTTGGCTATGCCTGTTTCATCAAACAATCGATCCGCTACCGCTCGCCCCGAAGCTTCGCATGCTTTGCGAAAAGCAGGGTCTTTCATCCGATCGACGGCAGCGATCATTGCGGACCAATCACCTTTTTCGACCACGAGTCCGGCACCGGTTTCATCGAGCATTTCGCGTGCGGAACACACGTCGGTCGAAACTATCGGCACTCCGCAGGCCATTCCTTCGATCATGGCTCTCGCCAAACCTTCGTAATTTGCCGGGATTAGGATTAGATCTAGTGCTCGATACCATCGGTGCACGTCGTCGCAATGGCCATGGATCGAGATGCCGCTGGAAAGCTCAGATGTAGAAGCTGCCTGAGAGAATTCGGTCCAATAAGGGTGCGAGGGTGCACCATTATCGCCTATAAAGTGCACATGCGCGTTGGGATTGTTTTCGAATATCACGGGTAGGGCGTTCTGAACAAAGGCCGCCTGCCCTTTCTTTTCCCTGATCGCGCCAATGCAGCCGATCGCAAAATCGTCTGCTTTGATGCCAAGTCTGTTGCGTGCGCTATCCCGGTCGGGCCCGGACGATGGTGCGAACTTTTCAAGATCCACAATCGAATGGATGACTGCGATTTTCTCGGCCGCAGCCGGCACTGCCGCAGCCAATTCGGCACCCATTTCGCGACTTAGCACTACAATACGATCAGCCTCCCGCGCCATACGATTCCAGATAGGCGTGTAGGGAACCCCCGGTGGGCGCGTATCGCGTAAGGTGAAGATCAGTGGTTGCCGCCGCATCCATCGCGGCAGGAAGGAATATGCCTGATAGCTTTGGATGTCATTTAGATGCACTATGTCTGGTGTTGATTCTCGCAGACACTTGGCGAAAATGGCGGCCCAGCGAAGCCCGGCAAACCTGCGGTCAAATCGTCCTGCATTTTCATCGAAGGGTGCAATAGAAACGGATGCGCCGCCTTCGCGCCAGCGCTGCGTGCGCGGCATTTCGCGCGTCGTTACCAAGGTCCAGTCGAACCACCCCTTCAGTGCCTCGAAGATGCGCGTGGCGCTTTCAACACCTCCATTGGAAAAATGCTCCGTCTGATATGCGCCGAAAAGAATTTTGATAGGAGTGCCCCGCCGTGCAAGTTGCCGGAAGCCCAGCCGTTAACTCTCGTGTATGTTACACACAATACCGATGAACCGTTCATTGCTAGGGGCGACTGCATGAAACGCAATTATACAGTTTATTTTGCAAGGTTTCGCGACTAGGGCATCGTGAAATTTTGCCATTCCGTCATGTCCCCCGAAAGCCGCCTCATTTCATGTCCCATAATATTGCGTTGCTGGACCTCGATAGCGAGATGCCCGAATATTTCGGCGGCGCGAGCGACGTTTCGTTTCCTGCACGATTTGAAAACATTTTGGAACGCAATGGGATTGAGCACCGCCGAGTGCGGTATAATCGCGATTTCTGGCCCGAGATGAAGCAGACTAGCCATTTCATTGCGCGCCCCAAGGGGATTGAACCGGATCTTATGATTATGGAAGCGATCCTTCCGCAGTTGGAAGCGATGGATATCGCCTGCCTGCCGGGGCGAGATACCTTTCGGATGACAGGTGACAAGCTGCGGCTAGCGGCCTTTTTCGAGGCTCAGAAAATTGCATCTCCGCAAACGGATGCGCTGTTTTCCGAAGCAGATGTAGAGCGCTGGATCGTAGATTGGGGCGTCTTTCCGATTGTCGCGAAACTGCGCAAAGGTGCCGGATCGATCAATGTCACGTTGTTGAACGAGGAGGCTGAATTGAGGCGTCTGGCGCGCGATTTGTTTGCTGATCGAATTCGTGAGGGCGATTTAAGCAAGAGTTATGGCAAGCGCATGCCCGAACGGGGTAGCTTGTTCAGGCGGACGGCTCGTAAAATCTTAGGGCGCGAAACAAGAGGCGTACCGATAATCGGCGAATGTCTTTTGCTGCAACACTTCCTTCCGGGCAATTCGCACGATCTAAGAGTTACAACAATCGGCAGCCGCGCCTTCACGTTCCGCCGTAAAACGCGGCAGGGCGATTTTCGCGCCAGCGGTAGCGGGATGATCGAATATAATCCGTCGGAAATGCGGATGGATTGTGTTCAGATGGCGCAGGACATCTCGAAGCGTTTTAACTTTCAGACGATGGCTTACGATTTTCTATTCGACGAGGCTGGCTTACCACAAATTCTGGAAATGAACTATACGTATGTGGCAAAGGCGGTAAGCATGTGCCCGGGCTTTTTCGATGCAGGTGGCAACTTCGTCGAACACGACAATCATTCGCCGCAATATTACCAATTGGTCGATTTTTTGCAGGACAAGAATTTGCGTGCTTGAACCGACCGACACAATTGCGGAGAATACCGCGCGGCTCCATGTCCGCATGGAC of the Alteripontixanthobacter maritimus genome contains:
- a CDS encoding glycosyltransferase family 4 protein, yielding MSKPQKWMFVHDHRFVQTDDFVGSHAQFEAALWSRYLAFCDQLTVVGREGPRQDPDTLYVSSRAAVDFLLLPDHGRSVKRVLRAAETRKTIAAAVAEHDVIVARIPSVLGFQAIEEAKRQGKVCAIEAVGCPWDALWNYGSIPGRLYAVVQYRQMRLALADADHVIYVTERFLQNRYPTNAANVANASNVELVPAADAKEALDPAVLNTRLARIAQFAPDHSFRVGLIGTLIGRTKGIQHALQAIRALQCEFPKLTLHILGGGDSRPWNAEAADLGIKHMVSFDGTLSGGQPVLKWLDAADIYIQPSLQEGLPRALIEAMSRAAPAVGSDRAGIPELLHSQDIVAAAAPMELASQIRAIANDKLRMAEAAKRNFAKAHEYVARKLHARRSQFFEKVLSDSHRAHNV
- a CDS encoding glycosyltransferase; the encoded protein is MSKCIEIAEKPGGTGSEMIKVLFFLTHLGGGGAEMHFVRLSHELRANGVEPIFATTRGGGAYEPLLQEDVEHIVLPTGGISSGTIRLVRSITPLADLIDRLKPDILCPVLSLTTLPAIVAAKRARHPVQVILSIQNALGSQLANTKQPFRSIQEFFTEQLWRDADGVIALSQGVANEIGQRFPALRTNIKVIYNIGKPTTDELRRAAATEIFPAPPGRMVAVACGRLTKQKNYPAMFAALAQIDARKRPFLRILGTGEDRTELEHLVSELGLSDDVEFLGFRGDVLSFMGAADMFLLSSRWEGFGNVIVEAMAMETAVISTACPHGPDEIITNGVNGVLVPVEEPAQLAKAIEALMANDALREQLAKAGSERADDFNAPKIARQYAKALHDFADQKSIVGAGHAN
- a CDS encoding ATP-grasp domain-containing protein, translating into MLDLDSEMPEYFGGASDVSFPARFENILERNGIEHRRVRYNRDFWPEMKQTSHFIARPKGIEPDLMIMEAILPQLEAMDIACLPGRDTFRMTGDKLRLAAFFEAQKIASPQTDALFSEADVERWIVDWGVFPIVAKLRKGAGSINVTLLNEEAELRRLARDLFADRIREGDLSKSYGKRMPERGSLFRRTARKILGRETRGVPIIGECLLLQHFLPGNSHDLRVTTIGSRAFTFRRKTRQGDFRASGSGMIEYNPSEMRMDCVQMAQDISKRFNFQTMAYDFLFDEAGLPQILEMNYTYVAKAVSMCPGFFDAGGNFVEHDNHSPQYYQLVDFLQDKNLRA
- a CDS encoding glycosyltransferase family 4 protein; protein product: MGFRQLARRGTPIKILFGAYQTEHFSNGGVESATRIFEALKGWFDWTLVTTREMPRTQRWREGGASVSIAPFDENAGRFDRRFAGLRWAAIFAKCLRESTPDIVHLNDIQSYQAYSFLPRWMRRQPLIFTLRDTRPPGVPYTPIWNRMAREADRIVVLSREMGAELAAAVPAAAEKIAVIHSIVDLEKFAPSSGPDRDSARNRLGIKADDFAIGCIGAIREKKGQAAFVQNALPVIFENNPNAHVHFIGDNGAPSHPYWTEFSQAASTSELSSGISIHGHCDDVHRWYRALDLILIPANYEGLARAMIEGMACGVPIVSTDVCSAREMLDETGAGLVVEKGDWSAMIAAVDRMKDPAFRKACEASGRAVADRLFDETGIAKQVQQLYEQVHRDSGEARRDGQ
- a CDS encoding O-antigen polymerase gives rise to the protein MSAFSARAGVDTADFNPFVEIAPTYRAIIVAYFIFWQILPETVMAMKTESASATVLGLSLLTQYALIFLAILPFLFKRIGSLPIGWLNPLILGPLLDIISRLIRQPLHIAEPFLIWFSEPSRIEHRLLTYHTLEATQWVFLKTLLIALVATITYFLAFILSNPGSGPSANSKPKKRPPPPPDLYFIAIFGVLFAAFITLLTINGGLQQHLSGLALGRFQMRESFGPLLVAIGFMPILLILWYLTKPTVLRNPIFWILLLMALAFQFISDGSRSSVVFPLVILLAAWMYYNHRVPALTGILLVFVTVFTLATLGQIRQSVNDPEANINATVVANFDIPRLVAEADEHEAARYAVSGPIAIAAKVPEQRDYLYGETYIGALTFWLPRSIWEGKPRGAGASVNALLFQNKKEVAGFTGASFPAGAATEAYWNFGYLGTVLVFTLFGVFHRWTAARVVHRPNDPFNIILLLLAVVVFQTPDTDSFVPFVQMLILTMVTVAGMRLFPSRVGQRPLLAPTQRPVM